From Pieris rapae chromosome 3, ilPieRapa1.1, whole genome shotgun sequence, a single genomic window includes:
- the LOC111002107 gene encoding uncharacterized protein LOC111002107: protein MLHRTSSSRRRRASRSAATSPQTRSPRPSAQTSRRASLATTETDDELEPPPQRSPRASLAPDAALDYQRSPRHSLVPETRSARNSITPETTLVRNTLTPSRNNLGVEQAYGSRLSLNPQDFNRSPRNSIIPDASARTPRRSLIPEGTSWNQPRNSLVPDVGRSPRHSVASIQIDPARNQKNLGPSPRTSPRGSIAPDALKKDFAELNRAPRGSLVPDCQRSPRGSIAPSERSGRGSLVTGDIDASRLSPRGSLTLTFQEPLVSRERRASDESQTAGGRGRVSPYRSSLGGRQGTGLSDTGSRRASSSVSQVSGDEQRRLCGEQTKYNDRTGLGLGVGLTTYGSVAYQLKDANMEATGTIDFVCRAAKIMNRTIVMTVFLAVLSTLPVIMMIMGVQYIRDCPAEPRLPVYMVVGGAAGGAGICWLLWAQLASRNSNSSASVPEKILAYSLTAFLMGWFAFGNYWTLGIMWPDYAPSLFDPNKWCHRTLYVFALTQLGVLWGVLALMSLLLLSLVVCQVFGCGWLGPPRYK, encoded by the exons ATGCTACACAGAACATCGTCGTCTCGGCGCCGGAGGGCATCAAGAAGTGCGGCAACGTCGCCTCAGACCAGATCGCCGAGACCCTCCGCACAAACATCGAGACGCGCGTCGTTAGCAACTACAGAAACAGACGATGAACTAGAACCTCCACCACAACGAAGCCCAAGGGCGAGTCTTGCTCCTGATGCAGCACTGGACTATCAAAGGAGTCCTCGTCATTCCCTCGTACCAGAGACGCGGTCAGCTAGAAACTCTATCACCCCTGAAACAACACTTGTAAGAAACACACTCACACCCTCACGGAACAATCTAGGCGTCGAACAGGCCTACGGATCTCGGTTGAGCTTAAACCCACAAGACTTTAATCGCTCTCCACGCAACAGTATTATTCCAGATGCATCTGCTAGAACACCACGGCGAAGTTTAATCCCTGAAGGGACATCATGGAACCAACCTAGAAACTCTTTAGTGCCAGATGTCGGTAGAAGCCCTAGACATTCGGTTGCAAGCATACAAATTGACCCTGCAAGAAATCAAAAGAACCTGGGTCCAAGTCCTCGAACAAGTCCTCGAGGAAGTATAGCACCAGATGCGTTAAAAAAAGACTTTGCGGAATTGAATAGGGCCCCTAGAGGTTCTTTGGTACCCGATTGCCAAAGGAGCCCAAGGGGGAGTATTGCTCCGTCTGAAAGAAGTGGCCGAGGCAGTTTAGTCACTGGAGATATAGACGCGTCAAGATTAAGCCCCAGGGGAAGTTTGACGTTAACTTTTCAAGAACCATTAGTTTCGAGGGAAAGGAGAGCAAGTGATGAAAGCCAAACAGCTG GTGGCAGAGGCCGTGTCTCCCCGTATCGGTCGTCTTTGGGAGGTCGTCAAGGTACCGGCCTATCAGATACAGGATCGCGGAGAGCGTCAAGTTCTGTCAGCCAA GTGTCAGGTGATGAGCAACGACGACTCTGCGGGGAACAGACCAAATATAATGACCGCACGGGTCTGGGTTTGGGCGTGGGTTTGACTACTTATGGTTCAGTAGCGTATCAGCTAAAAGATGCAAATATGGAAGCAACAGGCACCATAGATTTTGTTTGCCGAGCTGCTAAAATCATGAACAGAACTA TTGTTATGACAGTATTTTTAGCTGTCCTGTCAACTCTCCCAGTGATAATGATGATTATGG GCGTTCAATACATCCGGGACTGTCCGGCGGAGCCTCGTCTACCTGTCTATATGGTGGTGGGAGGTGCAGCAGGGGGTGCTGGTATTTGTTGGCTATTGTGGGCACAGCTAGCTAGCCGCAACTCTAATTCTTCAGCATCGGTGCCGGAGAAAATACTGGCCTATTCACTCACTGCATTTCTTATGGGATG GTTTGCTTTTGGAAATTACTGGACTCTGGGTATCATGTGGCCAGACTACGCACCGAGCCTCTTCGACCCAAACAAGTGGTGCCACCGTACTCTTTATGTCTTTGCTTTAACTCAACTTGGGGTCCTGTGGGGTGTTCTGGCTTTGATGTCACTATTGCTATTATCCCTTGTTGTCTGCCAG GTCTTCGGTTGTGGCTGGCTGGGCCCTCCTCGCTACAAGTAG